The Populus nigra chromosome 19, ddPopNigr1.1, whole genome shotgun sequence genome includes a window with the following:
- the LOC133679460 gene encoding osmotin-like protein: MTAARPIFACAFVILCTLFHAARPELILTLVNNCPFTIYPAIQPNAGHPVLEKGGFPLQTLTHRSFRAPDQHWSGRIWGRTGCTYSNGKFQCATGDCNNRIECNGLGGAPPATLAQITLHHGQNDFSSYGVSLVDGFNLPMTVTPHEGKGVCPVVGCRANLLSTCPDELKFRSPAGHVVGCKSGCEAFGTDELCCRNHYNSPQTCRASSFSEFFKHACPATFTYAHDSPSLMHECSSPRELKVIFCH; encoded by the coding sequence atgactGCTGCTAGGCCAATCTTCGCTTGTGCTTTCGTTATACTGTGCACCCTTTTCCATGCAGCCCGCCCAGAGCTCATCTTAACCTTAGTCAACAACTGTCCCTTCACTATCTACCCAGCAATCCAGCCCAACGCGGGGCACCCCGTCCTCGAAAAGGGAGGCTTCCCTCTCCAAACTCTCACCCACCGCTCCTTCCGTGCACCAGACCAGCACTGGTCAGGCCGGATCTGGGGCCGCACTGGCTGCACCTACTCAAACGGCAAATTTCAGTGCGCCACTGGTGATTGCAACAACAGAATCGAATGCAACGGCCTCGGTGGAGCCCCCCCTGCCACTTTGGCACAGATTACCCTCCACCACGGCCAAAACGACTTCTCCTCTTATGGAGTGTCTCTTGTCGACGGTTTTAACCTCCCTATGACTGTGACCCCACACGAAGGCAAAGGGGTGTGCCCTGTGGTAGGTTGCAGGGCCAATTTGCTGTCCACGTGCCCAGATGAGCTAAAGTTCAGGTCACCGGCCGGTCATGTTGTGGGGTGTAAGAGTGGGTGTGAGGCATTTGGAACGGATGAGCTGTGCTGCAGGAACCATTACAACAGTCCGCAGACGTGTAGGGCTTCTAGCTTCTCTGAGTTCTTTAAGCATGCGTGTCCTGCCACGTTTACTTATGCTCATGATAGTCCATCGCTCATGCATGAGTGTTCTTCGCCACGTGAACTTAAGGTTATCTTTTGTCACTAA